TTGCATTTAAATTTTCTGAATTTATAAAGTAGTAACACCTGCTCTGTGTTCGGTATTTGAAGTATCAGAAATTTTTTGTGTCTGTAATTCCATATAGTAGCGTATGATATTTTGCTGTATTTGATTAGTTTGTAATGAAGGGCAGGGTATTCTCACAATTAAATTTATTTGCTTTGGAGAGTGTATGACTATTTGAACTCTTGGTTCAATATTTACTGGACCTAAGACAAAAAAGTGTTCTTCACTAGCATAAAATTCTTTGGCATCATCATAAAAGTTTCTACATGCATTTTGAGCAGCTGTTAGTAAATTTTTTTCAGCAATTTGCCAATTAGAATTGTTTTCAATTGGAACTATAAAAGAATAAAGAGTAAATTTTTCATGATGGCTTTCTTTGGCTATCGTATGAATTAGAAATAAGCTATTTGGAATGATGAGCATTCTTCCAGTGTATTGCGAATGATCTTTGCCAGGACCGATTTCTATTATTTTTGTACTTAAAAATTTAAAATCAATTACTTCGCCTCTAAATGAAAATATTTCAATTCTATCACCAACGGAAAAGGGTTTTGCTAGCCAATAATAAATTCCACCGATAAAGCATAAAATAAACTCTTTGGTAGCAATTGCTACTGCTGCTGCAATGGCGACAAAAGAGAGTGCCATCGTTTTTATTTCATCTGACCATATTGTAATGATAGAAAGAAATATAATAATTATAAATAAATTGTTAACTTTAACAATAATACTTCTTTTAGTTTCAGCAGAAGAAATTTTTAAATTAGATATTTGTTTGATGACTAAATATCTAAGACCCAGAAATGTTAAGAAGAAAATAAAGGTTGTAACAACATGTTGTAAATAAAAATCTTTTAAGTCTAAAGAGAACATTTTCTTCCTATAATATTATAATAATTATTATTTTTGATCTTTAGCGGCCTCGTTGGCAATTTTGATCATTTTTGGGCGAGCAATAAAATAAACTACGCCACTAGTTAATATGACAATACTCACAATCATAAAAGTTTCAAATGGAGCATGCAAAGAATGACTGCCAATTTTTGCTGCTAATAAGCTCGTCAGTCCAAAAGAAGCTAAATAGAATGACTGAAATAATGATTTAAATCTTAATGGAGCCATAATACTTATAGCAGACATCATCACAGGAGAAATAATCGTTTCGCTAATAGAAAGTAAAATTATAAATGCCATAATTTGATAATGTTCAAAAGGTCGTGCACCATCAGAAATATCTTTAGCTATATAAGACAAATAAGTTAAATAAAATATGGCTAAAACAGAAACAAAGACAGCAAAATTCATTTGAGTAAAAAAGTGGGGATATTTATTTTTAAGTGCTAATTTAGCTAATGTAAAAGTAATGATTGGTGTAACAACGATAATTGTAAAACTTTCTAATGACATAAAAAAAGTTGTAGGTATCTCATAATTAAGTATAGTACGGTTGGTGAATTTTTCAATATATAAACTTAAAGTTCCTGAAACTGCAAGGTTATATACAGTTGTCCAAATTGCAAAAAAGACAAAAGCTAGAACTAAACAATAAAGAGCCTTTTTTTGAATTTTGGTCATATGTTTTTTTTGCACTTCTTTGACTCGTTTAGACTTTTTAGTAAATTCAAGAACTAAATGTTTTTTTCCTAAAAAGAAAACTAACATTCCCAAGGTCATTCCTACTCCAGCAGAAGCAAGAGCAATAGGATACCCAAATTCTTTTGTTAAAAGACCACCGCTTATCCCTGCTACCATGGCACCAATATTTATTCCTAAGTAATACCAATTAAAACCAGATTCTCTTCGGTTATCATTTGTTTTATACAAATCACCGAGCAGTGAGGGCATACATGGTTTAAAGAAACCCGTTCCAAGAGCAACGCAGCTTAGAGCCAAATAAAACATGCTCTCATTTTTTGAGAAAAGCATGAAAAAATGCCCTAAAATTATAGTAAAGCCCCCAAAAATAACTGCCTTTCCTTTTCCAATATAGTCATCTGCTATATATGATCCAATAATAGGAAAGGTGTATGCAGCTAAAGTGTAAATACCAACTAATTCAAGCGCTCTTTCATTACTCCACCCAAGCCCTCCAGAACTTATTGGTGAAGATGCATAAAGAACTAACAAAAAAGAAAGAGTGTAATAGCTAAATCTTTCAAATACTTCTGTAAACGCTAAGACATACATACCTTTCGGCTGACGTATTTTAGTGGTCATGTTTTTTATCTTCCTGATTCCAGAGAGGGTGAATATATAATTTTTCCAATCTTAATCTTTAGAAGATAGCTTGAC
This is a stretch of genomic DNA from Pigmentibacter ruber. It encodes these proteins:
- a CDS encoding mechanosensitive ion channel domain-containing protein, producing the protein MFSLDLKDFYLQHVVTTFIFFLTFLGLRYLVIKQISNLKISSAETKRSIIVKVNNLFIIIIFLSIITIWSDEIKTMALSFVAIAAAVAIATKEFILCFIGGIYYWLAKPFSVGDRIEIFSFRGEVIDFKFLSTKIIEIGPGKDHSQYTGRMLIIPNSLFLIHTIAKESHHEKFTLYSFIVPIENNSNWQIAEKNLLTAAQNACRNFYDDAKEFYASEEHFFVLGPVNIEPRVQIVIHSPKQINLIVRIPCPSLQTNQIQQNIIRYYMELQTQKISDTSNTEHRAGVTTL
- a CDS encoding peptide MFS transporter — encoded protein: MTTKIRQPKGMYVLAFTEVFERFSYYTLSFLLVLYASSPISSGGLGWSNERALELVGIYTLAAYTFPIIGSYIADDYIGKGKAVIFGGFTIILGHFFMLFSKNESMFYLALSCVALGTGFFKPCMPSLLGDLYKTNDNRRESGFNWYYLGINIGAMVAGISGGLLTKEFGYPIALASAGVGMTLGMLVFFLGKKHLVLEFTKKSKRVKEVQKKHMTKIQKKALYCLVLAFVFFAIWTTVYNLAVSGTLSLYIEKFTNRTILNYEIPTTFFMSLESFTIIVVTPIITFTLAKLALKNKYPHFFTQMNFAVFVSVLAIFYLTYLSYIAKDISDGARPFEHYQIMAFIILLSISETIISPVMMSAISIMAPLRFKSLFQSFYLASFGLTSLLAAKIGSHSLHAPFETFMIVSIVILTSGVVYFIARPKMIKIANEAAKDQK